A window of the Ostrea edulis chromosome 1, xbOstEdul1.1, whole genome shotgun sequence genome harbors these coding sequences:
- the LOC125664172 gene encoding uncharacterized protein LOC125664172 has product MPFYKVTRNNEIPAHCNAPVSASHAPGNHASIEVLSECTGPVPADDIVLEYSDYFPRSSLPTPCVLTPTVDMTNKEAAAILFASYDKHLTFPFDAHNCNNDYDSGGLMSGVLEFNPSEKEDKSEDHLVIQSLPLRYEYGRLRYCQTSSNLETKSGHQTEDSITHIMRSKSLPPAGISKEGHQYPNIVILNECMNGAGESNAKKQSLAVPSQERCGESSFKSMNAEDKRRVFSEIKPSYREKSLLPITSVQRSKSNREVLFLSQSDNTSSDTCNITSLDSNTSHYQLTIGAPKTARKSCSDTKVCERIYQSCDSPISTSFIESRRNKHECRRKYHVRIVRKNCSRHRGHAHSRDTSVGCSGGPGYSKDKSDCRKRRSKKKTKRRVLFSDSSSDKEDFNQHPLRWTKKNDRVIRSQEQLKIDGQIKSDGDKDKSQFEFTPDSCTSHSKHPDYSPDVKHTKMLFNNKTASLSSSNPSEEDDRSIKDTMSFSAQFSDRDTGFSSSSKSFYSSSWKESGPICTYKGTEVKTKPKYFQLPKQRIQSTNSVNSCKVKDSAYQTIQSSLDIMSFDKLNEKPKESLSRRNEDQKIINQLEQVSFKLSMFRNMNEYTQARGHSKDSAFSNTSDEDLTSWDSDCSGRRASYPGIINKAFTLEQVSEEGDVTNTPEQHSFSEQPETARAVCSAAPRKATPPLIKEEIEMVEFMV; this is encoded by the exons atgccaTTTTACAAGGTGACAAGGAATA ATGAAATACCAGCTCACTGTAACGCCCCAGTATCCGCATCTCATGCCCCCGGCAACCACGCCTCTATTGAGGTTCTCAGCGAATGCACCGGTCCAGTTCCTGCTGATGACATT GTATTGGAATACTCCGACTATTTTCCTAGGAGTTCTTTACCAACTCCATGTGTTCTTACACCAACAGTCGACATGACGAATAAGGAAGCTGCAGCAATACTATTTGCATCATACGATAAACATTTGACATTTCCATTTGATGCTCACAATTGTAATAATGACTATGATAGCGGGGGCCTCATGTCAGGTGTGCTGGAATTCAACCCATCAGAAAAAGAAGATAAATCAGAAGACCATTTAGTAATTCAGTCACTTCCATTACGTTATGAATACGGAAGATTAAGGTATTGTCAGACTTCATCTAATTTGGAGACAAAGAGTGGTCACCAAACGGAAGATTCCATAACCCATATAATGAGATCAAAGTCTCTCCCACCAGCTGGGATTTCGAAAGAAGGACATCAGTACCCGAATATAGTAATACTCAACGAATGTATGAATGGCGCCGGGGAATCAAATGcaaaaaaacaatcattagcaGTACCTAGCCAAGAGAGATGTGGAGAGTCATCTTTTAAAAGTATGAATGCCGAAGACAAACGAAGAGTTTTCTCAGAAATCAAACCATCTTATAGAGAGAAAAGTCTTCTTCCAATTACAAGTGTACAACGGTCAAAGAGTAACCGAGAGGTCTTATTTTTGTCTCAAAGTGACAACACCAGTTCTGACACCTGTAATATAACCTCTTTAGATAGTAATACTTCACACTATCAGTTGACGATAGGAGCGCCTAAAACAGCGAGAAAATCTTGTTCTGATACCAAGGTATGTGAAAGAATATATCAATCTTGTGATTCACCTATATCCACCTCATTTATCGAGAGCAGGAGAAATAAGCATGAATGTAGAAGAAAATATCATGTTCGAATTGTAAGGAAAAATTGCTCAAGACATAGAGGTCACGCGCACTCCAGGGATACGTCAGTTGGATGTTCTGGTGGACCTGGATATTCTAAAGATAAATCAGACTGTCGAAAGAGGAGGTCCAAGAAAAAAACGAAGAGGAGAGTTTTATTTTCCGATTCCAGTAGCGATAAAGAGGATTTCAACCAGCATCCACTGCGATGGACCAAAAAGAATGATAGAGTTATCCGATCCCAAGAACAACTTAAAATTGATGGACAAATTAAAAGCGATGGTGATAAAGACAAATCACAGTTTGAATTTACGCCAGACTCGTGCACCTCTCACAGTAAACACCCAGACTATTCTCCTGATGTAAAACATACTAAAATGCTGTTTAACAACAAAACTGCCAGTCTTTCAAGTTCAAACCCGAGTGAAGAAGACGATCGATCGATCAAAGATACAATGAGTTTCTCTGCTCAATTTAGCGACAGGGATACCGGATTCTCATCATCATCAAAAAGTTTTTATAGCTCTTCATGGAAGGAGAGTGGACCTATATGTACGTACAAGGGGACTGAAGTCAAAACAAAACCTAAATATTTTCAACTTCCGAAACAAAGGATTCAGTCAACGAACTCGGTGAACAGTTGCAAAGTGAAAGATTCTGCTTATCAAACGATTCAATCGTCATTAGATATCATGTCGTTTGACAAACTAAATGAAAAGCCAAAAGAAAGTTTAAGCAGAAG aaatgaagaccaaaaaataataaaccaaCTTGAGCAAGTGTCTTTCAAACTATCGATGTTTCGAAATATGAACGAATATACACAGGCTCGGGGACATTCAAAAGATAGTGCATTTTCGAATACGTCTGATGAGGATCTTACAAGCTGGGACTCGGACTGTTCGGGAAG